A single genomic interval of Penicillium psychrofluorescens genome assembly, chromosome: 2 harbors:
- a CDS encoding uncharacterized protein (ID:PFLUO_002285-T1.cds;~source:funannotate) translates to MVMVLSYIIRPTSPILYGEDSFLSSNRTSTPKMPQIQVIVPSIPGPYDGNNRPILPSVERSPIQRPIDAASTMSGLCTSTRNRACVLSESEISVLDLGPGLASGHMRNSEYARLFADTTEEGPEMSFTSAPSPVTKVPVPDALRDSLQRRRAKAMPAVRPPVPRSEDSDSVAVTSDSMSFSNEHPLRLRNRRHNDIRIGAHGKKSPATPHTGVMGYGYGYGGYGQEQFFILADEELSCEAPALSVPQSPRSSPASWPAVPRSKGSFGGMYPEILALRYGLPAPVSRQEEEEELFSGVVLDDELIDDSDDWF, encoded by the coding sequence ATGGTTATGGTCTTGAGCTACATCATCCGCCCAACCTCCCCCATCCTTTACGGCGAAGACTCTTTCCTCTCGAGCAACCGAACCTCCACACCAAAGATGCCTCAAATCCAGGTCATTGTCCCTTCGATTCCTGGACCTTATGACGGAAACAACCGTCCAATCCTGCCCTCGGTGGAACGGTCCCCCATCCAGCGACCCATCGACGCAGCCTCTACGATGTCAGGCCTCTGCACCTCCACGCGCAACCGCGCCTGCGTCCTCAGCGAGAGTGAGATCAGTGTTCTTGATCTGGGCCCTGGGCTTGCCTCTGGCCATATGAGGAACTCGGAGTATGCGAGACTCTTTGCGGATACGACAGAGGAAGGACCGGAGATGTCTTTCACGTCTGCTCCATCGCCCGTGACGAAGGTACCTGTGCCTGATGCCCTGCGTGATTCTCTTCAGCGACGCCGGGCCAAAGCTATGCCTGCTGTTCGGCCTCCTGTTCCCCGGTCTGAAGACTCTGACTCGGTCGCTGTCACCTCTGACAGCATGTCCTTCAGCAACGAACACCCGCTTCGTCTTCGGAACCGTCGACACAACGACATTCGTATAGGTGCGCACGGAAAGAAATCCCCTGCCACTCCGCACACCGGAGTCATGGGGTATGGATATGGCTATGGAGGGTATGGGCAGGAGCAATTCTTCATTttggccgacgaggagctAAGCTGCGAGGCCCCGGCCCTCTCCGTCCCGCAGTCTCCCAGGTCGTCGCCTGCATCATGGCCGGCTGTTCCTCGCTCCAAGGGCTCGTTTGGTGGTATGTACCCCGAGATCCTGGCTTTGCGTTACGGACTCCCTGCCCCTGTAAGCCGGcaagaggaggaggaggaattgTTTTCTGGAGTGGTTCTGGACGACGAGCTCATTGATGATTCGGATGACTGGTTTTAA
- a CDS encoding uncharacterized protein (ID:PFLUO_002286-T1.cds;~source:funannotate), giving the protein MAMNGIWLWFLHNRRHLGLLLNRAPSFNSFTFTAVEFALAFSLARLSLSSSAPKIANPTKSKKAKRVACSVPILLPFPLRLPRAATKRAQLTVTTSSTKRRKVSPEPRSSLGEARRHDHSEPPSALPPDRRSSSASNPRSKSSSLSPPRYVPAHLQFPVPGTRPQSGGRSPTPATAYAGLSLSSDYSVMPSDHRDGTPPTNGSGRSPSPGVKRPASEIADSDPEGGVSTSIGGGNAHDSGNMTAPEDDSIYPTPSSSAPNSSQDLSNPATQSHDVPSIDDQLAQVTALVLQPLEDGQKGYVISMTWMKKVFARSSTQADRADKESLESELGPVDNSDIVLDTDPETSDFKDEANERYVPIRPGLQMSEDFELVPQAGWDLIMKWYGLADQSPVIVRYAHNTNPAGDMENVIYELHPPIFTFFKLSNPSAGMSPQILKEKNTPAPRTLASRQMSFQKWLTVAKQLAGIDLNTKVRVWKILGGLQSTNPSASATPAVSRAASPAPAAGLIPGHKTLVVDLNTFLALSEGSQRVLLEGIKDQTANVNYNGRMSLDVAGLAGTDTVVLEEQVGGPKGGEWVSEASAQTLKRLGIPAVHSKKELSTQFANKSPTPSGRSTPALENRGRRGRDMGLTGFENLGNTCYQNAATQCVRAVEELTYYFLSESHKKDLNPDNPLAYNGAIAKSYAGLLRDVYREPVPSNVSPGYFRRTIGKYNPAMSGFEQHDSQEFLMFLLDGLSEDLNRIKKKPYIEKPDSTDEMVHDREALEKFAAKSWDIYKARNDSVITDLFAGMYKSTLVCPECDKVSIIFDPFSSLTLPIPMDEPFAREIIYVGLGRKPLRITAEVDRTASLRIWKEAVAKKMDVDADRIIVSEVYQGTFFKHFDSENQPIQEMRLSAHDDIVFYEVEATPTSAAKGGILRGPPKFNSPEADCTLVPIFNRRRVGNKGQADYDVFGNPSFIVVTREEAQDFGAIFHKLLNIAASMTTRDILGESQNGVVQSAQSSEDSDTVLMNEDDVESADSTIKTSSVEDEDSIVDVSMHDASQSSPTPTQDREIDEQSPVHPLAGTIAPALLSLFDAKVMKTKESIPKGRSIDQSKDYPLLSSLIKPVSAPKEDSDGMSESTEEDKSDANSETDVSDVEPSTKGASGDSKPREWPLIRPGDAIVLDWNDDAYDALFCGNQRDDNELRGEGTWQNIEVFYDRELIRRRAQREDRKARGITLDECLDEFSKEEILSQSDAWHCPRCKEHRQARKKFELWKAPDIMVIHLKRFGAPVRGMRMKLDTLVKFPLENLDMTGRVQGPDDGNGLVYDLIGVDNHSGTMAGGHYTAYAKNFVEDKWCSFNDSNATVMTNPQQAVGSRAYLLFYRRRSNRPLGGPSLQKIVDDYKRGSEEGEQSAESRGQSPSGEGQCLGGSSRNGSSSALIGAGAAHQAGDGGLQTGPLATKEGEDDSPPQYGAHDDDDLAGSESGSGQTGRLEGMQFTGNDFELDDDRSDPLSINKDPSWSFKRVPEAHDLEQMTAHPPGSFSNGIADDDDLFDDNDSTVAVGDGDLDDLDARLLDLKDSPPPAGRPQGFKSGPGSEADASFEDIPPLIEDNSDDDLPVVELRVGDDDKMVSD; this is encoded by the exons ATGGCGATGAATGGTATTTGGCTGTGGTTCCTGCACAATAGACGTCATTTAGGGCTTCTGCTCAATCGCGCGCCGAGCTTCAATAGCTTCACATTCACTGCTG TCGAATTTGCTCTCGCTTTCTCCCTCGCACGCCTTtcgctttcttcttccgcccCGAAGATCGCAAATCCGACAAAATcaaagaaggcgaagagggTGGCTTGCTCAGTCCCTatcctccttccttttcctctccgGTTGCCGCGAGCTGCCACGAAACGTGCGCAGCTCACCGTCACGACGTCTTCCACAAAGCGCCGAAAAGTTTCCCCAGAGCCTCGCAGCAGCCTAGGAGAGGCCCGACGTCACGACCACTCTGAACCTCCCTCCGCCTTGCCACCGGACCGTCGCTCGTCGTCTGCTTCCAACCCCCGAAGCAAGAGCTCGTCGCTCTCGCCTCCCCGTTACGTGCCGGCTCATCTCCAGTTCCCCGTCCCTGGAACTCGCCCCCAGTCTGGTGGCCGCTCGCCGACCCCCGCGACCGCATACGCTGGCCTCTCCCTATCGAGTGACTACTCCGTGATGCCTTCCGACCACCGTGACGGCACTCCTCCGACGAATGGCAGCGGTCGGTCGCCCTCTCCGGGTGTCAAACGACCTGCCTCCGAGATTGCGGATTCCGACCCCGAGGGCGGCGTCAGCACATCTATCGGAGGTGGTAACGCGCACGATTCCGGCAACATGACCGCGCCGGAAGACGACAGTATCTATCCCACTCCGTCCAGCAGCGCGCCCAACTCCAGCCAAGACCTCTCCAACCCCGCCACCCAATCGCACGATGTTCCTTCGATCGACGACCAGCTGGCCCAAGTGACTGCGCTGGTGTTGCAGCCTCTGGAAGATGGGCAGAAGGGCTACGTGATCTCCATGacgtggatgaagaaggtgTTCGCCCGGAGCTCGACACAAGCCGACAGAGCGGACAAGGAATCTCTCGAAAGCGAGCTGGGACCGGTGGACAACTCGGACATCGTTCTGGATACTGATCCGGAGACCAGTGACTTCAAAGACGAGGCGAATGAGCGTTATGTACCGATCCGGCCTGGTCTCCAGATGAGTGAGGACTTTGAGCTTGTGCCGCAGGCGGGTTGGGATTTGATCATGAAGTGGTATGGGCTCGCGGACCAGTCGCCCGTCATTGTTCGCTACGCACACAACACCAACCCAGCTGGCGACATGGAGAATGTCATTTATGAACTGCACCCGCCTATTTTCACCTTTTTCAAACTGTCGAATCCGTCCGCCGGCATGTCACCCCAGATtttgaaggagaagaacacGCCTGCCCCCCGGACTTTAGCCAGCCGCCAGATGTCCTTTCAGAAGTGGTTAACGGTGGCGAAGCAGCTGGCTGGAATTGACTTGAACACCAAGGTCCGTGTGTGGAAGATTCTTGGCGGCCTGCAAAGCACCAACCCGTCCGCATCAGCCACCCCGGCAGTTTCCCGGGCTGCGTCGCCGGCACCGGCCGCAGGCCTCATTCCTGGCCACAAGACTCTCGTTGTCGATCTGAACACTTTTCTGGCTTTGTCTGAAGGCAGTCAGCGGGTACTACTCGAGGGTATCAAGGACCAGACTGCCAATGTCAACTACAACGGTCGAATGAGCTTGGACGTGGCTGGTCTTGCGGGAACCGACACTGTTGTCCTCGAAGAACAGGTTGGCGGACCGAAAGGCGGAGAGTGGGTGTCTGAGGCCTCAGCGCAGACGCTCAAGCGCTTGGGCATTCCCGCGGTCCACTCTAAGAAGGAGCTTTCCACCCAGTTTGCCAACAAAAGCCCGACTCCTAGCGGCAGATCCACCCCGGCTCTCGAGAACAGAGGTCGACGTGGTCGAGATATGGGCTTGACCGGCTTCGAGAATCTAGGCAACACATGCTATCAAAATGCGGCGACCCAATGTGTCCGAGCCGTTGAGGAATTGACCTACTATTTTCTCA GCGAATCTCACAAAAAAGACCTTAACCCGGACAACCCGCTCGCCTACAACGGTGCAATTGCTAAATCGTATGCTGGTCTGCTGCGTGATGTCTACCGTGAACCCGTGCCATCTAATGTCAGCCCCGGGTATTTTCGACGCACGATCGGAAAATACAACCCGGCGATGTCTGGCTTTGAGCAGCACGATAGTCAGGAGTTTCTGATGTTCCTTCTGGACGGTCTTTCTGAGGACTTGAACcgaatcaaaaagaagccGTACATTGAAAAGCCTGATTCGACCGACGAGATGGTTCACGACCGTGAAGCACTGGAGAAGTTCGCAGCCAAGTCCTGGGATATCTACAAGGCCCGCAATGACTCTGTCATCACTGATCTTTTTGCTGGCATGTACAAATCGACTCTTGTTTGCCCGGAGTGCGACAAGGTCAGCATCATCTTTGATCCCTTCAGTAGCCTTACCTTGCCGATCCCGATGGACGAGCCTTTCGCGCGAGAGATCATCTACGTTGGTTTGGGTCGCAAGCCGTTGAGAATTACCGCGGAGGTTGATCGAACGGCTAGCTTGAGAATTTGGAAAGAGGCGGTTGCCAAGAAGATGGACGTGGATGCCGATCGAATTATTGTGTCCGAGGTCTACCAGGGCACGTTCTTCAAACATTTTGACAGCGAAAACCAACCCATTCAGGAGATGCGCCTCTCGGCTCATGATGACATTGTCTTTTACGAAGTTGAGGCAACTCCCACCTCGGCAGCGAAAGGGGGGATCTTGCGAGGACCTCCGAAGTTCAACTCGCCCGAAGCTGATTGTACTCTCGTCCCCATCTTCAACCGACGAAGGGTCGGAAACAAAGGCCAGGCCGACTACGACGTCTTTGGAAACCCGTCTTTTATAGTTGTCACTCGTGAGGAAGCCCAGGATTTCGGTGCCATCTTCCACAAGCTTCTGAACATCGCTGCAAGCATGACGACCCGCGATATTCTCGGCGAGAGCCAGAATGGGGTCGTGCAGTCGGCTCAAAGCTCTGAGGACTCGGATACTGTTCTGATGAATGAGGACGATGTGGAGTCCGCCGACTCCACAATCAAAACCTCTTctgtcgaagatgaggacaGCATTGTTGACGTTTCGATGCATGATGCTTCACAGTCCTCGCCCACACCCACTCAGGACAGAGAGATAGACGAGCAATCTCCAGTTCACCCGTTAGCTGGTACAATCGCCCCAGCGCTGCTCAGCCTCTTCGACGCCAAGGTCATGAAGACCAAGGAAAGTATTCCCAAGGGCCGGTCGATTGATCAGTCCAAGGACTACCCCCTGCTTTCCAGTCTGATCAAGCCTGTGTCCGCCCCGAAGGAAGATTCGGATGGGATGTCCGAGAGCacggaagaagacaagagCGATGCAAACAGCGAGACCGATGTCTCTGATGTTGAACCCAGCACCAAAGGCGCCAGTGGTGACTCGAAGCCTCGTGAATGGCCCCTCATCCGCCCCGGGGATGCCATCGTGCTTGACTGGAATGACGACGCCTATGATGCGCTGTTTTGTGGCAATCAACGGGATGATAACGAGCTCCGGGGGGAAGGTACATGGCAGAATATTGAAGTCTTCTATGACCGCGAGCTTATCCGCCGTCGTGCGCAGCGAGAAGATCGCAAAGCTCGGGGCATCACTCTTGACGAGTGCTTGGATGAATTcagcaaggaagagattCTGTCCCAAAGCGACGCTTGGCATTGCCCCCGTTGCAAGGAGCATCGCCAAGCTCGTAAGAAGTTCGAGTTGTGGAAGGCCCCCGATATCATGGTGATTCATCTCAAGCGCTTCGGCGCCCCGGTCCGTGGCATGCGAATGAAGCTCGACACCCTTGTTAAATTCCCCCTGGAAAACCTGGATATGACCGGCCGCGTGCAAGGCCCTGATGATGGCAATGGCTTAGTCTATGACTTGATCGGCGTGGACAACCATTCTGGTACCATGGCCGGAGGGCACTACACTGCGTATGCAAAGAACTTTGTCGAGGACAAATGGTGCAGTTTCAATG ACTCCAACGCCACTGTTATGACAAACCCACAGCAAGCTGTCGGTTCTCGGGCGTATCTGCTATTCTACCGGCGTCGGTCCAATCGTCCCCTTGGTGGCCCTAGCCTCCAAAAGATCGTCGATGACTATAAGCGTGGTTCCGAGGAAGGTGAGCAGTCCGCTGAGTCGCGTGGCCAGTCACCTTCGGGGGAAGGCCAGTGCCTCGGCGGCTCCTCCCGCAATGGGTCGTCGAGCGCCTTGATCGGAGCCGGAGCAGCTCACCAAGCGGGAGATGGTGGGTTGCAAACCGGTCCTCTGGCGACGAAGGAGGGTGAAGATGATTCGCCTCCCCAGTACGGGGCAcacgacgatgacgacctcGCGGGCAGCGAGTCTGGTAGCGGACAAACCGGCCGACTGGAAGGTATGCAATTCACTGGCAATGATTTCGAGCTCGACGACGATAGATCCGACCCGCTCAGCATCAACAAGGACCCCTCCTGGTCCTTCAAGCGAGTTCCCGAAGCTCACGACCTCGAACAGATGACAGCCCATCCTCCGGGATCTTTCTCTAACGGCattgccgatgatgacgacctcTTTGACGACAATGATAGCACTGTggccgtgggtgatggcgatctggatgatcttgatgCCCGTCTGCTCGATCTGAAAgactctcctcctccggctggGCGCCCTCAGGGTTTCAAGTCCGGTCCGGGTTCCGAGGCCGACGCCTCTTTCGAAGATATCCCGCCCCTGATTGAGGACAACTCTGATGACGACCTGCCCGTTGTCGAGCTGCGTGTGGGTGATGATGACAAGATGGTCTCCGACTAA